A region from the Aegilops tauschii subsp. strangulata cultivar AL8/78 chromosome 5, Aet v6.0, whole genome shotgun sequence genome encodes:
- the LOC109751521 gene encoding probable glutathione S-transferase GSTU6, which produces MAGCGEELKLLGMWASPFVVRVQIALRLKGFSYEYVEEDLQNKSELLLRSNPVHAGKVPVLIHNGKPVCESSVILRYIDEAFSGAEPSLLPADDPYGRAMVLFWAAFIDDTLLKARSQALRGETGEEKEQGRKKAAAAMETLEGVLRESKARFFSGRDGPGYLDIMLGSLLGSMRATEEICGLQTFDPTTTPLLAAWAELFCALDAVEPVMPRVERLVEYAEATQPRTAVSSTTN; this is translated from the exons ATGGCCGGCTGCGGAGAGGAACTGAAGTTGCTGGGCATGTGGGCGAGCCCGTTCGTGGTGCGGGTGCAGATCGCGCTTCGCCTCAAGGGCTTCAGCTACGAGTACGTGGAGGAGGACCTGCAGAACAAGAGCGAGCTGCTCCTCAGGTCCAACCCTGTCCACGCCGGCAAGGTGCCGGTGCTCATCCACAACGGCAAGCCCGTCTGCGAGTCGTCGGTCATCCTGCGGTACATCGACGAGGCCTTCTCCGGCGCCGAGCCGTCCCTCCTCCCCGCCGACGACCCCTACGGCCGAGCCATGGTTCTCTTCTGGGCCGCTTTCATCGACGACACG CTGTTGAAGGCGCGGAGCCAGGCGTTGAGAGGCGAGACGGGCGAGGAGAAGGAGCAGGGGAGGAAGAAGGCGGCCGCGGCCATGGAAACCTTGGAGGGGGTGTTGAGGGAGTCCAAGGCGAGGTTCTTCAGCGGCAGGGATGGACCCGGCTACCTGGATATCATGCTCGGCAGCCTCCTCGGCTCGATGCGCGCGACGGAGGAGATATGTGGGCTCCAGACCTTCGACCCGACCACCACGCCGCTCCTGGCCGCATGGGCGGAGCTCTTCTGCGCGCTGGACGCGGTGGAGCCGGTCATGCCGCGCGTGGAGAGGCTCGTCGAGTATGCCGAGGCGACGCAGCCTCGGACCGCCGTGTCCAGCACCACCAACTAA